A section of the Schistosoma haematobium chromosome ZW, whole genome shotgun sequence genome encodes:
- the NUBP1 gene encoding Cytosolic Fe-S cluster assembly factor nubp1, variant 2 (EggNog:ENOG410W1TN~COG:D): protein MSDVPLDAPSPCPGTQSDLAGKASACEGCPNQSLCSSGQARLPLSQREPDTILSIKRRLGSIRHRIIILSGKGGVGKSSLSVCLARGLSRRERSQVNGSNETYRIGLLDLDFCGPSIPCMFGCMDEKVSLVTVCLSN from the coding sequence ATGTCAGATGTTCCATTAGATGCCCCATCTCCCTGCCCTGGTACACAAAGTGATCTAGCCGGGAAAGCCTCAGCATGTGAAGGTTGCCCTAATCAATCTTTGTGTTCAAGTGGACAAGCCAGACTTCCTCTTTCTCAACGTGAACCAGATACAATTCTCTCTATAAAACGACGTCTTGGTTCAATTCGCCACAGAATTATTATTCTATCTGGCAAGGGTGGAGTTGGAAAAAGTAGTCTTTCAGTTTGTCTAGCTAGGGGACTAAGCAGGCGTGAACGCAGTCAAGTGAATGGTTCCAATGAAACTTATCGTATTGGACTACTTGATCTTGATTTTTGCGGCCCTTCCATTCCATGTATGTTCGGTTGCATGGATGAAAAGGTATCCCTTGTTACTGTGTGCTTGTCTAATTAA